GTTCCTCAGCTACGCCTATCTGGCGGGCAGTCTGGCGCTGGCCGCCCTGCCGCTGGTCACGGCCAGCTTCTACAGTAAAGATGCCATTATCGCCGCAACCTACACCGCCGATCACGGTGCCTTCCTCGCCGGTCTCGGCCTGCTGGGTGCGCTGCTGACCGGTATCTACTCCATGCGCATGTACTTCATGGTGTTTACCGGCAAGGCGCGCAGTGAAATCCACGACTACAGGATGACCTGGGTCATGAAGCTGCCACTGGGCCTGCTGGCCGTGGGCAGTATCTGTCTGGGCTTTATCCAGCTGCCTGACAGCTGGTCGTTTGGCCCGCACCTGCTGTTACCCTGGCTGGAGCCGGTGCTGACCAGCGTGGCGTTGCCCGAAGGCCATGCCGGGGAAATGCTGGAGCTGCTCGGCGCTGCCGCTGCAGTGATCGGTATTCTGATTGCCTGGCCGCTGACCAAGGCGGAAGTTCGCAGTGGTCGTGGTGTCGGCAATATCGGCTTCCTGAACAAGGCGCTGTATATCGATGAGCTCTCCAAAGTGCTGGTGATCCGTCCCTTCCTCGCCCTCTGCGCGGTATTGGGCAGTGTGATCGACGGTCTGCTGCTCAATGGCGTGCTGGTGGCCGGTGTGCGTCGCCTGATGCTCAACGCGGCAGAGGTGGTCAGTCGTGGTCAGGGTGCGCTGGTCAGCCGCTACGTGCTGCTGATGGTGCTCGGCCTGATGCTGATCATCGGCTATCTGACCGTGCAGCTGTAGGGAAGGAGTAGAGACAACTATGTTGAATTTAGTGATTTATTTCCCTCTGCTGGCCGCTGCGGCGATCTGGCTGGGCTGTCGCGAGCGCGGCACCCTCGCCCGCTCCCTGACGCTGGCGGTGATCTGTCTTGAAACCCTGATCCTGTTCGGGCTGGCCATGGGGGGCAACGCCCTGAGTCTGGATGCCGAGTGGATTGCCGATTACGGCATTCACTATCACCTGCAGCTGGATGGCCTGGGCCTGGCGCTGTCGGTACTGAGCGGTGGTCTGGCCGTGGTGGCCATTCTGGTCGGCTGGGAGCGGATCGACCGCTGGCAGGCCTTTGGCCCGCTGCTGCTGGCGACCCTGAGTGGTATGGTCGGCCTGTTTGCCGCCTACGACCTGATCCTGTTCTACGTGTTCTGGGAGCTGATGCTGATCCCCATGTACTTCATGCTGGCCATGTGGGGGGATCCTGACTCACGCCGCTCTGCTACGCAGTTCATGCTGGTGACCGTCACCGCCTCGCTGCTGATGCTGGTCGCCATCATTCTGCTGTTTATCGCCCATGGCGTGCAGACCGGCATCTACACCTTCGATTACGGCATCCTCAAACAGACGCCGCTGATCGGCAATACCCTGCTGAGCAAGCTGATTCTCGGTGGCCTGCTGCTGGGCTTTGGCGTCAAAGTGCCGGTTTTCCCGCTGCACTTCTGGGCGCCGCTGGCTTACCGCAAGGGTGATCCCAGCGTCATCATCATGCTGTCAGGTGCCATGGCTAACGCCGGTGTCTACGGTCTGCTGCGCTTTACTATGCCGCTGATGCCTGAGGTTACCGCCTCCTTCGCCCCCTGGGGCATGGCTATCGGTGCTATCGGCACCCTCTACGGTGCGGCGCAGGCCATTCGTCAGGACGATCTGCGTGGTGTGATTGCCTGGTCCAGTATCAGTCACATGAACATTGCCATTCTGGCGCTGTTCGCCTGGCAGGCGCAGGCTCTGCACGGCATGGCCCTGCAGCTGCTGGCCCACGGCCTGTCGGTGGCCGGTCTGTTTGCCATCGCCGCGCTGCTGCTGGATCGCAAACGTGATGGCGTCTATGCCAACGTCGGTGGCCTGTATGCCCAGATGCCCAAGCTCGGGATGTGCTTCCTGTTTTTTGTGGTGGCGACCGTTGGTATGCCTGGCCTTGCCAACTTCGCTGGCGAAGCGCTGATTCTGGCCGGTGCCATCAGCCGCTCCATCCTGTGGGGCAGCGTCGGTGCCGTGACCATCCTGCTGAGCGTGATCTACGGGGTGAAGGTTTATGGCAAGGTCATGCTGGGCCCGGTTAATCCGCGCGTGCCGACCGAGCTGTGGGATCTCAACAGCCGTGAAAAGGCCGCTCTGACCGTACTGATCATCGCCATTCTGGTGATCGGTCTGATGCCGCAGCTGATGATTGAAACCGTACACCTGCCCACCGCCGAACTGCTGGCGGTCAATATCGATTCGCTGTTTGGGGGTGTCCATGCCATCGACTGATTTTTACCCCGTCATAGCCCCGGCCCTGACCGGCATCGGTGGCTTGCTGGTCCTGCTGATTGGCGTCTGGCCACGGCTGAAGGATGCGGCGCTGGTGGCGTTTTACGCCAGTATCGTGCTGCTGCTGGGAGCCATGGCCGTGTTGCTGGCCCCGCACGAGGCCGCCGGTTTCGAGCGTTTTATCACACTGGATCCGGTCAACCGTCACGGCTGGCTGCTGTTTACTGCCGGTGGTCTGGCCACCCTGCTGCTGGCCTGGCGTGACCGCCAGCTGCTGGGCGAGGTGGATGAGCAGTTCTGCTCGCTGGTGCTGTTCGCCGTTACCGGCACCTATCTGCTGAGCGCGGCGACCAATCTGCTGGCCGCCTTTATCGGTATGGAGCTGACTGCCCTGTCGGTGATGGCCATGATTGCCTGGCAGCCGCAGCGTAAGGGTGCGGTGGAGGCGGCGATCAAATATGCCATCACGGCTACCGTCAGCGGTTCCATCATGCTGTTCGGTATCGTGCTGATGTATGCCGGCAGCGGCAGCCTGTATCTGGATGCCATTCCCGGCAATCTGGGCGGTGAACGCACCAATGAGACGCTGGTGATCGTCGGTCTGGCGATGGTGCTGGTCGGTATCGCCTTCGAGCTGGCAGTCGCACCGTTCCATTGCTGGCTGGCCGATGTGTTCCAGGGTTCCAGTTCACCAGTGACGGCG
This Pokkaliibacter sp. MBI-7 DNA region includes the following protein-coding sequences:
- a CDS encoding NADH-quinone oxidoreductase subunit M, whose product is MLNLVIYFPLLAAAAIWLGCRERGTLARSLTLAVICLETLILFGLAMGGNALSLDAEWIADYGIHYHLQLDGLGLALSVLSGGLAVVAILVGWERIDRWQAFGPLLLATLSGMVGLFAAYDLILFYVFWELMLIPMYFMLAMWGDPDSRRSATQFMLVTVTASLLMLVAIILLFIAHGVQTGIYTFDYGILKQTPLIGNTLLSKLILGGLLLGFGVKVPVFPLHFWAPLAYRKGDPSVIIMLSGAMANAGVYGLLRFTMPLMPEVTASFAPWGMAIGAIGTLYGAAQAIRQDDLRGVIAWSSISHMNIAILALFAWQAQALHGMALQLLAHGLSVAGLFAIAALLLDRKRDGVYANVGGLYAQMPKLGMCFLFFVVATVGMPGLANFAGEALILAGAISRSILWGSVGAVTILLSVIYGVKVYGKVMLGPVNPRVPTELWDLNSREKAALTVLIIAILVIGLMPQLMIETVHLPTAELLAVNIDSLFGGVHAID